GGCGAATTCCTCCAGGGCTGCGAGCAGGTTCTGCTGGTCGTCCTCCGGACGGTTCAGGGAAAAATCGAATCTGGCGGTCATGGCGTCCTTTTCTCTAGGCATAGAGTAGGGTACTCAGGAAATCAAACCACAACTCGACAAGGATTGGCAACAGTTCATGGTGACCAAGCGCAGCCTGAATTCCTGGGTGCTCGAAAAAAACGGACGATGGCAGCTGCTCATCGTCCTCTTGGTCGTGGGGACCGTGGCCATCCGCGTCGTGCCGCTGGAGATGCAGAAGCGCATCGTCAACCAGGCCATCGGCCGGGGCGACATGGAACTGCTCGTCCTCTACTGCCTGCTCTTCGTGGGTTCGACGCTTTTGTCCAGCACCCTCAAGTTCTGCATCAATCTCCTGCAGGCCTACATCGGGCAGCACACCCTGCTCCGCATGCGCATCACCCTGCACGAGCACATCCTGAGTCTGCCGCTGTCCTTTTTCCGGACCATTCAGCCCGGCCAGGTCATCAACGCCCTCATCAACGAACTCGCCTCGGTCTCCGGATACATCGGCAGCGCCGTGTCCGTGCCCCTCATCAACGTCTGCACTCTTCTGGCCATGGGAGGCTACCTCTTCTACCTCAACCCGCTCCTGGCGGGGATGAGCTTCGTCATCTATCCTCTGCAGATCGTGGTGGTGCCCCGTCTGCAGAAGCGCGCCAACGAGGCCAACCGTTACCGCGTTCAGATCAGCCGGGCCATTTCCGGCAGCATCGGCGAGGTTATCACCGGCGTGCACGAGGTGCACGGCCACGCCGGCTTCGCCCTGGAGAACGAGAAATTCGCCAGCCAGGCCCGGCACCTCCTCAAGGCCAACGTGCGCATGAACGCCTACCGTTACGGCATCAAGTTCGCCAACAACTTCTTCGAGCACTTGGGGCCTTTCCTGCTTTTCCTGGTGGGCGGTGCCATGACCATCCGTGGTCACTTCGATCTCGGCGCCCTGGTGGCCTTTCTCTCGGCCTACGCGAGCCTGAGCGACCCCTGGCGCGAGCTCATGGATTTCTACCAGCTCAGGGAGGACAGCCGGGTGCGGTACTCCAACGTCATGGCCGCCTTCGACCTCACGCCCGATCACCTGCTCGTGCCCGTGGGCCGCGACGTGCACCGGCTGCGCGGCGACATCGACCTGGAAGGCGTGGCCTTCAGAACCCCCGAGGGCGCGCGCATCATCGAGGGCGTCAACCTCAGCATCCGTGCGGGCGAGATGGTGGCCCTGGTCGGCTTTTCGGGCAGCGGAAAGTCCACCCTGGTCAAGGTCATCGCCCAGCTCATGCCGTACACCGGAGGGCGAGCGCGCATCGACGGCCACGAGGTGCACGAACTGACCAAGCTCGACGTAGCCGAGAATCTGGGCATGGTGCCGCAACATCCCTTCATATTCAGCGGCACGGTCCGGGAGAACCTGCTCTATTCCAGCAGCGCCAGCGCCGCCAACCGCGTCCCAGGCTTCATGCCGCCGGACCTGGACCGCATCATAGAGGTGGTCCAGCAAGTCGGGTTGTTCCTGGACATCCTCAAGTTCGGCAGCCAGGCCAACATCACACCGGAAGAGCACCCGGAGCTCGTAGAGCGTGTGCTGCAGATGCGCCGCCTCTTCCGGGAGCGTTACGAGGTGCAGTTCGCCGAGGACATCGAGTTTTTCGACCAGAGGCGTTATCTGAACTACGGCTCCATCCTCAAGAACATCGTTTTCGGGGATTTCATCGAGCGCAGGGCCCGTCTGGAGGACGCCCTGAGCGACCGGCATTTCATCGAGTTCCTCGAACACAGCGGCCTGGACAGGATCCTGGTGGACTTCGGCGCCATCGTGGCAGTCGCGACCGTTCCCATCCTGCGTTACGGTGCGCAGACCCCCGAGCTATATGCCGAAAGCCCCATCTCCAGGGATGACGTGGACAGCTACGCCCAGATCGTGTCGGAAATGGGGGCACGGGGGCAGGGTTCCCTATCGAAAGCCTCCCATAACCTGCTGCTGCGTCTGGCCTTGAAGTTCGAGTCCGGCCGCCACAAGACCGTGCGCATGCCCGAACAGCTCAAGGACCGCATCCTGGGCGCCAGGTCGGAATTCCGCGATTTCATCAAGGACATGGAAGACCTGAGGCTGCGCTATCTGGAACCCACCCGTTACCTTGAGTCCTACAGCATCCGCGAGAACATCCTCTTCGGGCAGCCCAAGTCGGGCCGCTCCGGGACACTGGAGCGCATCAACCAGCACCTGGTACAGCTCCTCATCGAGGAGGGGGTGCTGGAGCGCATCGTGGAACTTGGACTCGAATTCCAAGTGGGCAGCATGGGCGAATACCTCTCGGGCGGGCAACGCCAGAAGGTCGCCCTGGCGCGGGTCTTTCTCAAGCAGCCGGCTGTGTACGTCCTGGACGAGGCCACGGCGGCCCTGGACAACGCGTCTCAGGCTCGGGTTCAGAATTTTCTTCGGACCGTGCGCGGAAAGCACACGGTCATCTCCGTTGTTCATCGTCTGGACACGGTTTCCCATTACGACCGGATCGTGGTCATGAAAGCCGGAAAGATCGTGGAGAGCGGTCCGTACGACGAACTCATGGCCGCCAAGGGGGTGCTTCATGGTCTCGTCGGAACAGTCTGAAAACCACCAATGCGAGCTGGAGTGCAACCTGCGCGTCCTGCGCGAGCTGCCCTTCCTGGCCGAACTGCCGGAGGAACTGCTGCGGGTAATGGCCTATCTGTGCGAACGGGAGACATTTGTCCCGGGACAGGCCGTATTCGAGGAGGGACAGCCGGCAGAAGGGGCGGTAGCCGTCATCACGGGGTCCATGGTCATTGAGCGGGGGGGGCGCAAGCTGGCCGCATTGAACGAGGGGATGTGCGCGGGCGGGCTCACGCTGCTGGGCCAGTACCGCTGGCTCTACACCC
The window above is part of the Deltaproteobacteria bacterium HGW-Deltaproteobacteria-18 genome. Proteins encoded here:
- a CDS encoding ABC transporter ATP-binding protein, with amino-acid sequence MVTKRSLNSWVLEKNGRWQLLIVLLVVGTVAIRVVPLEMQKRIVNQAIGRGDMELLVLYCLLFVGSTLLSSTLKFCINLLQAYIGQHTLLRMRITLHEHILSLPLSFFRTIQPGQVINALINELASVSGYIGSAVSVPLINVCTLLAMGGYLFYLNPLLAGMSFVIYPLQIVVVPRLQKRANEANRYRVQISRAISGSIGEVITGVHEVHGHAGFALENEKFASQARHLLKANVRMNAYRYGIKFANNFFEHLGPFLLFLVGGAMTIRGHFDLGALVAFLSAYASLSDPWRELMDFYQLREDSRVRYSNVMAAFDLTPDHLLVPVGRDVHRLRGDIDLEGVAFRTPEGARIIEGVNLSIRAGEMVALVGFSGSGKSTLVKVIAQLMPYTGGRARIDGHEVHELTKLDVAENLGMVPQHPFIFSGTVRENLLYSSSASAANRVPGFMPPDLDRIIEVVQQVGLFLDILKFGSQANITPEEHPELVERVLQMRRLFRERYEVQFAEDIEFFDQRRYLNYGSILKNIVFGDFIERRARLEDALSDRHFIEFLEHSGLDRILVDFGAIVAVATVPILRYGAQTPELYAESPISRDDVDSYAQIVSEMGARGQGSLSKASHNLLLRLALKFESGRHKTVRMPEQLKDRILGARSEFRDFIKDMEDLRLRYLEPTRYLESYSIRENILFGQPKSGRSGTLERINQHLVQLLIEEGVLERIVELGLEFQVGSMGEYLSGGQRQKVALARVFLKQPAVYVLDEATAALDNASQARVQNFLRTVRGKHTVISVVHRLDTVSHYDRIVVMKAGKIVESGPYDELMAAKGVLHGLVGTV